One window from the genome of Rhizoctonia solani chromosome 15, complete sequence encodes:
- a CDS encoding Dual specificity phosphatase, catalytic domain, protein MPHLRLASEIEFPDGLLDGQMRDEWQSLMALGSNVRQNLRLRPLSSGGDEVECERPSFLSPTMPTTTTTNGIAAVLGPQGIDLTAVLGMRDALVIDTRPPEAYAEAHVPGSINMFFLSLKLKRLLKPGGLSDMTGLKPYIASEAGRATWDERIEHWDHAVVVLDNDMDPKNTGSQLVSLIQHLPDLCKRPSARPNFRIALAIPRCPLLVKKASRPDLSGRIELLTNSPDSATLPELDPTPPPPHDGSTSTSSSGYLSPPAPARSPSLNDLSPSPSPSSTAFTAAAPCQSPKTHSARHQIDTSTPIEPPPKLSLHTTAGLASPKPPLSPFAHSTSARPHPRHSSPLPPARPTFPGLLPLAQRYLLLQAPFAPRPPLIPRMNLKLALFSWVHFPHAFCTYLLPDDARLHSSPTYVHCKAGKSRSVTMVMAYLFMRTIGHSGGRMHSLWAPNPSAPTLPPDHNMDGTTSTASVSGVPGTAKPANGNFAQMVGAVRKGGQVRESLPPTFTMPVSDLETGEQTEIRDAKVGIGTLDANPPFSPVAA, encoded by the exons ATGCCGCATCTGCGTCTGGCAAGTGAGATCGAGTTCCCGGATGGCCTGCTCGACGGGCAGATGCGGGACGAATGGCAGTCGCTTATGGCGCTTGGGAGCAATGTTCGCCAGAACCTGCGATTGCGCCCGCTGAGCTCTGGGGGAGATGAGGTCGAGTGCGAGCGACCGTCGTTTCTGTCGCCGACGATGCCCACCACGACCACGACCAATGGAATTGCAGCGGTACTCGGCCCGCAGGGG ATTGACTTGACGGCGGTGCTGGGGATGCGCGACGCGCTCGTGATCGACACGCGGCCACCCGAGGCATATGCAGAGGCCCATGTGCCAGGCAGCATCAACATGTTCTTCCTGTCGCTCAAGCTAAAGCGACTGCTCAAGCCTGGAGGACTTTCGGACATGACGGGGTTGAAGCCCTACATTGCCTCTGAGGCTGGGCGAGCGACGTGGGACGAGCGCATCGAGCACTGGGACCACGCTGTAGTTGTACTCGACAACGACATGGACCCAAAGAACACGGGCTCACAACTTGTCTCGCTCATCCAACATCTTCCCGAT CTGTGCAAACGACCCTCGGCTCGTCCCAACTTCCGCATCGCTCTTGCAATCCCCCGATGCCCTCTCCTCGTCAAAAAGGCCTCTCGACCAGATCTCAGCGGCCGCATAGAGCTCCTCACCAACTCCCCCGACAGTGCAACCCTGCCTGAACTCGACCCCactccccctcctccccatGATGGCTCGACCTCGACTTCTAGCTCGGGCTATCTTTCCCCTCCCGCTCCTGCCCGCAGCCCTAGTCTGAACGATCTGTCGCCTTCACCGTCCCCGTCATCCACTGCCTTTACCGCCGCGGCCCCGTGCCAAAGCCCCAAAACTCACTCGGCTCGACACCAA ATTGATACTTCCACCCCCATCGAGCCTCCTCCCAAGCTCTCGCTTCACACCACGGCCGGCCTGGCGTCGCCAAAGCCGCCACTGTCCCCCTTCGCCCACTCAACCTCCGCCCGCCCCCATCCCCGTCATTCCTCGCCACTTCCCCCAGCTCGCCCAACTTTCCCCGGTCTCCTTCCCCTCGCTCAGCGATACCTCCTACTCCAGGCACCGTTCGCCCCACGGCCACCGTTAATTCCCCGAATGAATTTGAAGTTAGCACTATTCTCCTGGGTTCATTTCCCACATGCTTTCTGTACTTACCTGCTCCCAGACGACGCCCGCTTGCATTCCTCGCCTACATATGTGCACTGCAAGGCCGGCAAGTCGCGATCGGTTACCATGGTCATGGCCTACCTATTCATGCGAACCATTGGCCACTCTGGCGGGCGTATGCATTC TCTCTGGGCACCAAATCCGTCGGCGCCCACACTGCCTCCCGACCATAACATGGACGGAACCACATCAACGGCGTCTGTCTCGGGAGTCCCCGGCACAGCCAAACCTGCAAACGGCAACTTTGCACAGATGGTGGGCGCGGTAAGAAAAGGAGGCCAAGTGCGCGAGTCGTTGCCTCCGACATTCACCATGCCCGTCTCGGATCTTGAAACAGGCGAGCAGACAGAGATTAGGGATGCGAAGGTCGGTATAGGCACGCTCGACGCGAATCCACCCTTCAGCCCAGTCGCCGCGTAA
- a CDS encoding eukaryotic translation initiation factor 5A-2 — translation MGAEGELTPCLIGSLTWSLGFVDTLRIPNHSKDERGVKAANRIVAILQATTAHHHLTSTQKTLVKPRLVSDDEQHNHQFEQANAGASLTYPMQCSALRKNGHVVIKGRPCKIVDMSTSKTGKHGHAKVHLVAIDIFTGKKLEDISPSTHNMDVPNVTRTEFQLVNIDDGFLNLMSNEGVPKDDVRVPEGDLGKQIQSDFEEGKELIVTVCAAMNEEHALGVKEAPRELKWCWLGRMRGFYSHIAFTTWFLYTLAGSQFKSKKYGAQVKAIQEVFPDWHDDDLVSLLQDTHGSVETAIERITQGQAEQWGSVPSKKSKKPQTAPARGGGRGQRGRGSSRGGAARGGRGHRQTSSSSRPVNGEHHQDPASTGTANADSGPSSTHVWGPSSSAAPWGTDSEHKDPESKPAAEIPKTNGTPVNGTHPPAPVPPPATVATPAQSVKPPPPTKAPAPAAPPAKTWASLLKPKPTPAPVAKQPSPAPSQPKPQPQKQPSPAAPIVEPEPEPEPTPEPESEPEPTPASEPEHEPEPEPEPSHEQESLAPEPEPVQEQSVLEPEPEPVVQTKEETPEPEPAPQPQPEPVPESKIESSTTVPPPPPPGLNLVTQQAPLTEPAQPAQPAQAPQVSLPPSVSLPASVSLPAAAQSAWRTPSKIPASRSGGRYPKSDQAVVLPSGYEDKLSTGVSGLSFGQFGDFGDKTKAAESVQEASAPVPTAAAAPIHAPPPTVTLPTELPIAQVRKDEPAPPPAHLTISDQLPQAPAQIQQQQQIPIPPQHQAPIQQQPPQIQQDRIPTQHQTPLVSHIPAQPPAQPPQPASQQQAPPPPQPQPQPPQEQPQQHVPLHTYEPFPQHVHGHNLGNAGVGLYQPQHQHQAQHQQSTHSNSPFAQPQAQQPQQQSGLYGQQSMRAPDMEHLDLEAEEWVGSIGMYTTRAHSHQAPGFYDSYNHGGAGGFAPRAGGDDLPKSSPGQQPQNVIPNPNAQPSQPQQQPQQPQQPQQQQQQQQQPPNQQQSGGTSISANPRLDMASICQVPASRIHPAIAAIAAAASTVQDFGLSVCSRPARGTVRAATDPGVRLFEATGSSAGRLQSLLGGRGMGDKTRVGAVGQAQGGASAGYYSGGAAAGANAGTRYPGYQQQAPEQANYYSYGGRNPQQPNQSYGQWQ, via the exons ATGGGGGCGGAGGGAGAGCTTACTCCATGCCTCATCGGATCTTTGACTTGGAGTCTAGGATTCGTAGACACATTGAGAATTCCTAACCACAGTAAAGAC GAGCGAGGAGTAAAGGCCGCGAACCGCATTGTAGCGATTTTGCAAGCCACCACAGCACACCACCACCTTACCTCCACTCAAAAGACCCTCGTTAAACCA AGACTAGTGTCTGACGACGAGCAGCACAACCATCAGTTCGAGCAGGCCAATGCCGGCGCCTCGTTGACCTACCCGATGCAGTGCTCGGCCCTCCGCAAGAACGGACACGTTGTTATCAAG GGCCGTCCCTGCAAGATTGTGGACATGTCGACCTCGAAGACCGGCAAACACGGTCACGCCAAGGTTCATTTGGTTGCCATCGAC ATTTTCACTGGCAAGAAGCTT GAAGATATCTCCCCGTCAACTCACAACATGGATGTCCCCAACGTGACCCGCACTGAATTCCAGCTC GTGAACATTGACGACGGTTTCCTCAACCTGATGAGCAACGAGGGAGTGCCCAAGGATGATGTCCGTGTTCCCGAAGGAGACCTTGGCAAACAGATCCAATCCGATTTTGAGGAAGGAAAGGAGCTGATTGTCACTGTGTGCGCTGCTATGAATGAGGAGCACGCTCTTGGGGTCAAGGAAGCCCCAAGGGAGCTT AAATGGTGTTGGCTGGGACGGATGCGTGGTTTCTATTCTCACATTGCATTTACTACATGGTTCCTGTATACACTAGCTGGCAGTCAATTCA AGTCGAAAAAGTACGGTGCGCAGGTCAAGGCGATCCAGGAGGTGTTCCCGGATTGGCACGACGATGATTTAGTGTCGCTGCTGCAAGATACGCACGGGTCTGTGGAGACCGCCATCGAACGGATCACCCAGG GCCAGGCCGAGCAATGGGGCTCAGTGCCGAgcaagaagagcaagaaaccGCAAACGGCGCCTGCTCGCGGTGGCGGGCGTGGTCAGCGTGGACGCGGATCGTCGCGTGGGGGTGCGGCACGAGGCGGACGCGGTCACCGCCAGACGAGCTCTTCCTCGCGTCCAGTCAACGGCGAGCACCACCAAGACCCAGCGAGCACCGGCACAGCCAACGCTGACTCGGGTCCTTCCTCAACCCATGTCTGGGGCCCGAGCTCGTCTGCTGCTCCTTGGGGAACAGACTCTGAGCACAAGGACCCCGAGTCCAAGCCAGCTGCGGAGATCCCCAAGACCAACGGCACTCCTGTCAACGGCACCCACCCCCCTGCACCGGTTCCACCCCCTGCGACTGTGGCCACCCCTGCCCAGTCGGTCAAACCACCGCCTCCGACCAAGGCACCTGCCCCGGCCGCTCCTCCAGCAAAGACTTGGGCATCTTTATTGAAACCCAAGCCCACGCCTGCCCCCGTTGCGAAACAGCCATCCCCAGCACCTTCTCAACCCAAGCCTCAACCTCAAAAGCAACCTTCTCCAGCTGCACCCATAGTTGAACCTGAGCCTGAACCCGAACCCACACCCGAGCCCGAATCCGAGCCCGAACCTACACCTGCCTCTGAGCCAGAGCATGAGCCTGAACCCGAGCCCGAACCCAGTCACGAACAAGAATCGCTGGCGCCCGAACCCGAGCCCGTTCAAGAACAATCAGTGCTCGAGCCAGAACCCGAACCAGTCGTACAAACCAAGGAGGAAACACCCGAACCCGAGCCAGCTCCTCAACCTCAGCCCGAACCAGTACCCGAATCCAAGATCGAATCATCTACGACTGTTCCTCCCCCTCCGCCACCGGGTTTGAATCTCGTGACCCAACAGGCACCACTCACTGAACCCGCTCAACCCGCTCAACCCGCTCAAGCCCCTCAAGTCTCCTTGCCCCCTTCTGTGTCTTTGCCTGCTTCTGTGTCCTTGCCTGCGGCTGCCCAATCAGCATGGCGCACCCCGAGCAAGATTCCAGCCTCTCGCTCTGGAGGGAGGTACCCCAAGTCCGATCAGGCCGTTGTATTGCCGAGCGGCTACGAGGACAAGCTCAGCACTGGCGTCTCTGGACTTTCGTTTGGACAATTCGGCGATTTTGGTGACAAGACCAAGGC CGCGGAATCCGTTCAAGAGGCCTCTGCCCCTGTCCCCACAGCTGCAGCTGCACCCATTCATGCACCTCCTCCGACCGTCACGCTCCCTACCGAGCTTCCAATTGCCCAAGTACGAAAGGACGAGCCCGCTCCACCTCCAGCGCACTTGACGATCTCGGACCAGTTgccacaagcgccagcgcagatccagcagcagcagcaaatCCCAATTCCTCCACAGCACCAGGCACCGATCCAACAGCAGCCCCCTCAAATCCAGCAGGATCGTATCCCCACTCAGCACCAGACTCCGCTCGTCTCGCACATCCCTGCTCAGCCTCCAGCCCAGCCTCCTCAGCCAGCTTCACAGCAACAGGCTCCACCACCTCCTCAACCACAACCCCAGCCACCCCAAGAACAGCCTCAGCAACATGTTCCACTGCATACATACGAGCCTTTCCCTCAGCACGTACACGGGCACAATTTGGGCAACGCAGGTGTTGGCCTTTATCAGCCGCAACACCAGCACCAAGCCCAACACCAGCAGTCGACGCACTCGAATTCGCCGTTTGCGCAGCCTCAGGCGCAGCAGCCTCAACAGCAGTCTGGGTTGTATGGCCAGCAGTC GATGAGAGCACCGGATATGGAGCATTTGGATTTGGAGGCGGAGGAGTGGGTGGGTTCGATAGGCATGTATACGACCAGGGCGCACTCG CATCAGGCACCTGGATTTTACGACTCGTACAATCATGGAGGGGCCGGTGGATTCGCTCCTCGTGCTGGCGGTGATGACCTACCCAAGTCCTCTCCCGGACAACAACCTCAAAATGTCATTCCCAACCCGAATGCGCAACCATCCCAGCCGCAGCAGCAGCCACAGCAACCACAGCAAcctcagcaacagcaacagcagcagcagcaacccCCGAACCAGCAGCAGTCGGGAGG AACCAGTATTTCGGCCAACCCTCGCCTGGATATGGCCAGCATTTGTCAAGTACCAGCCAGTCGCATACACCCAGCAATCGCAGCAATCGCAGCCGCAGCCTCAACAGTCCAAGACTTCGGGCTCTCTGTATGCTCCCGGCCAGCCCGAGGAACAGTACGGGCAGCAACAGACCCAGGGGTACGACTATTCGAAGCCACAGGGTCAAGTGCAGGGAGACTGCAGAGTTTGCTTGGAGGGCGAGGAATGGGCGACAAGACGCGAGTCGGGGCTGTCGGACAGGCCCAAGGTGGGGCCAGCGCCGGGTACTACAGCGGAGGCGCGGCCGCAGGTGCGAACGCGGGGACTCGGTACCCAGGATACCAGCAGCAAGCTCCCGAGCAGGCCAACTACTACTCGTACGGTGGCCGGAACCCCCAACAGCCCAATCAATCCTACGGACAATGGCAATAA
- a CDS encoding kinetochore protein Mis12/MTW1: protein MDQRRAPRTSWSLKETKYGKPYIDHGNDQKTIGYNITHSHNIVGMACAIGPKHKVWNIDCSILLATYLTDNNVPQLTPLELSFLDPTLPDEVKLRRLYILWTLKESYTKALGQPIGFDFSRIECDIPHRQIRVDGEPLLGWEFRLFRANTGVLRKGTLVEESYQCTTAIYRGGNTTKLLWEHEDGVGEGDKWLRFARQNQNALLTELLGFVPQLLLDDIADAATDTVNNAIDGLEDELDAEIDSGLLEFQTLLCGHRDMSIDMLETWSMRNVFCVPEGLNIVMPHQKGLDLSTPQGKDVQMQVELDVMRRKIENARRFQEQLKQAEQVTEHRLERSKARLDRVKTLQELDPKKIEHLPAAYRSLLTTISSLPTTTPPLPMSISSTKKHTESRAEFIDWAVKRLVTSTTAGPSGKLDLLAQNVRQDEEGDDEFMLAGVAGERGPGESLASHEASLVDSEESSVLNTSKRRRSSVAGGSKRRRSSMGLSERARAIGGELSTETRQDEAE, encoded by the exons ATGGACCAGCGACGGGCGCCACGCACCAGCTGGTCCCTCAAAGAGACGAAATACGGCAAGCCGTATATT GACCATGGAAATGACCAGAAAACTATCGGATACAACATTACCCATTCGCACAATATTGTTGGGATGGCATGTGCAATAGGGCCCAAGCACAAAGTATGGAACATTG AttgctctatcttgcttgctACATACTTGACTGACAATAATGTACCGCAGCTCACACCCCTCGAATTATCATTCCTAGACCCTACTCTCCCCGACGAAGTGAAACTCCGAAGGCTGTACATCCTATGGACGCTTAAAGAATCCTATACAAAGGCGCTCGGCCAACCTATCGGCTTTGACTTTTCCCGAATCGAATGCGACATTCCGCATCGCCAGATACGAGTCGACGGCGAACCCTTGCTCGGATGGGAGTTCCGCCTGTTCCGAGCTAATACGGGCGTATTACGAAAGGGTACGTTGGTCGAGGAAAGCTATCAATGTACGACCGCAATTTACCGGGGTGGGAACACAACCAAGTTACTGTGGGAGCATGAAGATGGCGTCGGAGAGGGCGACAAATGGTTGCGGTTC GCGAGGCAAAACCAAAATGCGCTTCTTACCGAACTTCTTGGCTTTGTTCCGCAACTACTGCTAGATGATATTGCGGACGCTGCAACCGATACAGTCAACAATGCCATCGACGGGCTGGAA GATGAGCTGGATGCTGAAATCGACTCGGGTCTCTTGGAATTTCAGACGCTCCTATGCGGGCATAGAGACATGAGTATTGACATGCTCGAAACCTGGAGTATGCGCAACGTCTTTTGTGTACCAGAAGGCTTGAACATTGTCATGCCCCACCAAAAGGGACTAGATTTGAGCACGCCTCAGGGGAAGGATGTGCAGATGCAGGTTGAATTGGATGTAATGAGGCGAAAGATCGAGAAT GCACGCAGGTTCCAGGAGCAACTGAAGCAAGCGGAACAAGTGACAGAACATCGACTTGAACGATCCAAGGCTCGCCTCGACCGTGTGAAGACACTGCAAGAACTAGATCCTAAGAAAATCGAACATC TTCCTGCCGCCTACCGCTCCCTTCTTACAACAATCTCGTCGCTCCCTACCACAACCCCACCACTCCCTATGTCGATTAGTTCTACGAAAAAACACACGGAATCCCGCGCCGAATTCATCGACTGGGCAGTCAAACGCCTCGTCACGTCTACCACGGCTGGGCCATCAGGCAAACTTGATTTGCTTGCTCAGAACGTCAGGCAAGACGAGGAGGGTGACGACGAATTCATGCTTGCCG GGGTTGCAGGCGAACGTGGACCTGGGGAATCATTGGCCTCCCACGAAGCCTCGTTGGTCGATTCTGAAGAATCGAGCGTGCTGAATACCTCCAAGAGGCGAAGGAGTAGCGTTGCCGGAGGGTCTAAGCGTAGAAGGAGCTCTATGGGATTGTCGGAGAGGGCGAGGGCCATTGGTGGGGAACTATCGACAGAGACGCGACAGGACGAAGCGGAGTAG
- a CDS encoding Frag1 domain-containing protein produces MYGLHAWQFPLAAAFMWAAYSNINSHDYNLGSQGKPVYKSQDGSIPYISDIGASFLKPLFVGKGSTPIERPTKGSSDGVISCICALIAAAGLSLLAGFDTLNYTTLHRLFLWVKFKIEEIETATNNSLYQRARHAAGLADTTDFTFNITKMIQGLAGSYIAKLIIVVIEIALSIAFGITMYKGSNEVAAVLEWMIAYIFVFFLITFYFDLRPAAGSPKGKYDVSRIVGVGSRAELGPGGRPSMSTRASGSEQVTPEMGQVQPNVNRV; encoded by the exons ATGTACGGCCTTCATGCCTGGCAATTCCCACTAGCTGCTGCCTTTATGTGGGCAG CATACAGCAACATTAACAGCCATGATTATAACCTGGGCAGCCAAGGGAAGCCAGTGTACAAGAGCCAGGATGGGAGTATTCC ATACATTTCGGATATTGGGGCCTCATTCTTGAAGCCCTTATTCGTG GGAAAAGGGTCGACTCCTATCGAACGTCCGACAAAGGGGAGCAGTGATGGTGTAATAAGCTGTATATGCGCGTTGATTGCAGCCGCGGGCCTGAGTTTGTTGGCTGGATTTGATACGTTGAACTATACGACCTTACATCGGCTATTTTTGTGGGTAAAGTTCAAGATTGAGGAGATCGAGACGGCGACTAACAACAGCCTTTACCAG AGAGCAAGACATGCAGCTGGACTTGCAGACACTACGGACTTTACATTCAATATAACCAAG ATGATTCAAGGCCTGGCAGGTTCATACATCGCCAAACTCATCATTGTGGTGATTGAGATTGCATTGAGTATTGCATTTGGAATAACCATGTACAAAGGTTCAAATGAGGTTGCTG CGGTGCTTGAATGGATGATTGCCTACatctttgtattcttcctcatcaCGTTCTACTTTGACTTACGCCCAGCGGCTGGTTCACCTAAGGGCAAGTATGATGTGTCCAGGATTGTGGGCGTGGGGAGCAGGGCAGAGTTGGGTCCTGGAGGAAGACCGAGCATGAGCACAAGGGCAAGTGGCAGTGAGCAGGTAACGCCGGAGATGGGCCAGGTGCAGCCGAACGTGAACCGTGTCTGA